The Synergistaceae bacterium DNA segment TCAGCGTCTATTAACAGAAGCAATCAAGCGCGCAAGATATATGGCATTATTACCGTATTCGCTTGACTAAATAAATTTCGCGGCCATGAAGGGGAAAAATATAATTATTTGCGTATTGATAACGCTTGCACTGATTTTAGCGGGGACATTTTTACCCGTCTTAGGTTTTGTCGGGCTTATGATTTGTCCTTTGCCTCTTGCTGTTCTCGGCTGTCTTGAGGGTCATAGATCTTCAGGAATTGCTGAATTATTAATAGAAGCGACGTTATTTTTTGTGCTTTCTCCGTCAATGGCCGTATATTTCTTGATTGGGTGTGCTCCTGTTGCAGCTATGATATTTATGCTCTCACGTTCAGAATTTAAGCAGGTGAAAAAATTTACTGGTTCAGAGAGTTTATTATTTTGCGCGGGAGGTTCTCTCGTCATGAAAATTATTTTGCTGGTTGTCTTCTGGTTATTTACGGGACGAAATATTTTATTTCCTGACTCTGCACAGATGGACGCGCTTTTGTCGCAGTTGTATGCAAATCAGCCCGAATTACAGAATGCAGTGAGACAAGTTTTAGCGATTTTCCCGTATATGCTGCCTGCAATGCTTGTAATTTATGTAGCTGCCGAGTCATATTTGAATTACTCGATGTGTTCAAGTATTATGCGCAAGAGATTCCCAGAGTGTAAAAATTTCCCGCCTGCCCTGCCCGATTTTAAATTGTGGCGTTTTCCTGTCTCGTTATTGCCTGCGTTTGTGTTCTCGCTGGTGATTGGATATTTTATTGATCCTGAAAAATGGTTTGCGGGTTCAGCGTTCGTAATAAATTTGCAGATTATATTAAATATTTTCATGTTCATACAGGGGCTCGCGCTAGTTTTCTGGTTAATGGCGGGCTATAAATTAAGGTTAGCTGTAAAAATTTTAATCTGCTTCATTCTCACGATTCCATTTTTCTGGCCGTGGCTTATAATTATGGGAATGTGCGACATGACTCTAAATCTTCGCGAACGAATCAAGACTAAATCATAATTTGACATAAAATTTTTCGGGTGATATATTTCACGCAATTTTCGCAAAATTTTAATTTGAAAGTTGAAAGAAGGAAATTTTATCACATGAACGGATTAACACTCGTAGGCATTGCAATAGTAGTGCTTTTGCTTGCGTATTTGATTTACGGCCGCTGGCTTGTTAAGACATGGGGAATTGACCCGAACGCAAAGACTCCGGCATATCGTTATGAGGACGGGCAGGACTATGTACCCGCGTCAAGATTTACAGTTTTCTCGCACCAGTTTAACTCGATTACAGGAGCAGGCCCGGTAACAGGTCCGATTATTGCAGCGATGTTCGGCTGGCTTCCTGCTTTCTTATGGCTGTTAGTCGGGGGCGTATTTTTCGGAGCTGTGCAGGATTTTACGTCGTTATATGCTTCAGTAAAGAACGAGGGCAAATCGATGGGCTTAATTATTGAGCGTTATATCGGCAAGGCGGGCAGGAAATTATTTTTGCTGTTCTGCTGGCTGTTCACGCTGTTAGTAATTGCTGCGTTTGCTGATATTCTTGCTGGGACGTTCAACGGATTCACGAAGGACGGCGGAGAAAATGTACCGGGTGCGGCTGCTGCTTCGATTTCAATGATATATATCGGAGTTGCAATTTTGTTCGGGATATTTATGCGCCGTAACAAAGCGGGCGAGCTGACAAAATTTATAATTGGTGCGATGCTTGTTGCGTTAATGCTCTGGGCCGGAATTGTGAACCCCTTATATTTTGACGCTGCTACATGGCGTTACATAGTATTTGGATATTGCTTTATTGCGTCAGTGCTTCCTATGTGGCTATTAAAGCAGCCTAGGGACTATTTGAGCGTATTTTTATTATTGGGAATGATTTTCGGCGGTGCAGTAGGAATCATTATCGCGAATCCAGTTTTAGAGATGCCTGCGTTTGTTGGCTGGGAAGTCAAGAATCAACCGTTATTCCCGATTTTATTTATCACGATTGCGTGCGGAGCTGTTTCCGGCTTTCATAGTTTAGTCTCGTCGGGTACGTCGTCGAAATCAATTGCAAATGAGCGCGATATGTTGACTGTAGGTTATGGCGCAATGTTAGTAGAGACTCTGCTCGGAGTTGTAGCTCTTGTTATTGCATGTTCGGCTTCACAGGGCGGGGGGCTTCCGACTGGGACACCGTTTCAAATTTTCGGGCGTGCTGTAGGAGGCTTCTTTACGATGTTTGGTCTTCCTGCTCACGTT contains these protein-coding regions:
- a CDS encoding carbon starvation protein A, coding for MNGLTLVGIAIVVLLLAYLIYGRWLVKTWGIDPNAKTPAYRYEDGQDYVPASRFTVFSHQFNSITGAGPVTGPIIAAMFGWLPAFLWLLVGGVFFGAVQDFTSLYASVKNEGKSMGLIIERYIGKAGRKLFLLFCWLFTLLVIAAFADILAGTFNGFTKDGGENVPGAAAASISMIYIGVAILFGIFMRRNKAGELTKFIIGAMLVALMLWAGIVNPLYFDAATWRYIVFGYCFIASVLPMWLLKQPRDYLSVFLLLGMIFGGAVGIIIANPVLEMPAFVGWEVKNQPLFPILFITIACGAVSGFHSLVSSGTSSKSIANERDMLTVGYGAMLVETLLGVVALVIACSASQGGGLPTGTPFQIFGRAVGGFFTMFGLPAHVSECVIMMCVSALAMTTIDAVTRIGRMSWQEFFAPSEGEQSSVLIKFVTNNYVSTVITLALAYALCLAGYSSIWPLFGSANQLLSALVLTALAVFLRVTGRKGWMLYVPMTFMFVVTMSALVISVYKIVVKMTQGGFVFMVDGLQLIIALALMILAVLVVSNCCKELFSDKSANNAALSK
- a CDS encoding DUF2232 domain-containing protein, with the translated sequence MKGKNIIICVLITLALILAGTFLPVLGFVGLMICPLPLAVLGCLEGHRSSGIAELLIEATLFFVLSPSMAVYFLIGCAPVAAMIFMLSRSEFKQVKKFTGSESLLFCAGGSLVMKIILLVVFWLFTGRNILFPDSAQMDALLSQLYANQPELQNAVRQVLAIFPYMLPAMLVIYVAAESYLNYSMCSSIMRKRFPECKNFPPALPDFKLWRFPVSLLPAFVFSLVIGYFIDPEKWFAGSAFVINLQIILNIFMFIQGLALVFWLMAGYKLRLAVKILICFILTIPFFWPWLIIMGMCDMTLNLRERIKTKS